The following proteins are co-located in the Ancylothrix sp. D3o genome:
- a CDS encoding DUF1517 domain-containing protein — protein sequence MFDAFGDRFNKMTGRTRFVVCRLFVHCRGDYVAPLLGVLNQAARVAVQEQGDLVRTGSELVKVCQSLLEATSYWQSAANEGDVFWQEEAAGDYVSELFTDSASRYLSQTSDFYTADTNQPLTLPVTHNLVVMITAAYVGEVAPLETDLADIDALTQGLKALINLHYQNSLRAIQVHFSPAQLGDELTDDQVLENFPELIPL from the coding sequence ATGTTTGACGCTTTCGGAGATCGTTTCAACAAAATGACTGGACGTACCCGCTTTGTAGTCTGTCGCCTTTTTGTTCATTGTCGCGGTGATTATGTAGCTCCTTTATTGGGAGTTCTTAATCAAGCCGCCAGAGTTGCTGTACAAGAACAAGGCGATTTAGTACGAACCGGCTCCGAATTAGTCAAAGTTTGTCAAAGTCTTTTAGAAGCTACATCCTACTGGCAAAGCGCCGCCAATGAAGGCGATGTTTTTTGGCAAGAAGAAGCCGCCGGTGACTATGTATCAGAGTTATTCACAGACTCCGCCTCCCGCTATTTAAGCCAAACTTCCGATTTCTATACAGCCGATACAAATCAACCTTTAACTTTGCCGGTGACACATAACCTAGTGGTGATGATTACAGCAGCTTATGTAGGAGAAGTTGCCCCATTAGAAACGGATCTTGCTGATATTGATGCCCTGACGCAAGGTTTAAAAGCTCTAATTAATTTGCATTATCAAAACAGTCTCCGAGCGATTCAAGTGCATTTTTCGCCGGCCCAACTCGGAGACGAACTTACTGATGACCAAGTTTTAGAAAACTTTCCTGAATTGATACCTTTGTAA
- a CDS encoding response regulator, with protein sequence MRYWTPRLTRLGVAPIMEETLKILVVDDDQVDRMAVRRALQSARVRMELSEAPDCATALATLYEQTFDCVFLDYLLPDGDGLTLVKEIRSAGFKMPLVVLTGQGDEQIAVDLMKAGASDYLSKAKVSSENLSKSLHNVVRLHKAEMQAIIANQQKQESEERYRLVLEGANDGIWDWHIGENQIYWNDRLFEITGLAGGQFAGTYEAFCELLHPDDKQTFIEALEAHLQRNIEFNVELRLRHTSGQYRYCMARARARRTSTGEPFRMSGTITDITERKQAEEALRFLAEASPILASSLDYKTTLAGITKLVVPNRADLCFFDVVTNDNQLQRIGCFHNQQNPPEIFNQIQNHSTTPTDKNLPLANLGTGFEAIFIPDINQNNGSKITNPAHQELIEKLQIRSLITIPLVAHNRKLGTLTWALVQGSVRTYTQEDLSLMEELGRRAALAIENSRLYREAQEANRVKDEFLATLSHELRTPLNAMLGWAQLLKSRKLDQEKTIKAVEVIERNARSQTQMIEDLLDVSRIITGKLRLNFRSCNLLTVVEAALDTVRPTASAKGIELISYFDPQIGEVKGDSDRLQQVVWNLLSNAVKFTPPGGRVECSLIQTDHRAIIQVKDSGIGIKPEFLPYVFERFRQADSTTSRAYNGLGLGLAIVRHLVELHGGSVAADSGGDSTGATFRVSIPFGESQPVVGGVKAAAILSKDAQQQQKEALFPTVPLAGLQLVVVDDELDTRELICVMLKQYGAEVRAAASAQEALALLDELVPDVLVSDIGMPFQDGYAFIAQVRQRSPERGGLLPALALTAYARDSDRALALGAGFQLHLAKPVEPVDLARAVAQLAGREVSLQSSEVPEN encoded by the coding sequence TTGCGATACTGGACACCTCGCCTGACGCGCTTGGGAGTCGCCCCGATCATGGAAGAAACCCTCAAAATTCTGGTAGTAGATGATGATCAAGTAGACCGGATGGCCGTGCGCCGTGCGCTCCAAAGCGCCCGCGTGCGAATGGAGCTATCCGAGGCACCAGACTGCGCCACAGCCCTCGCTACCCTCTATGAACAAACATTTGATTGTGTTTTTCTTGATTATTTATTGCCAGATGGAGATGGCCTCACCCTCGTTAAAGAAATTCGCTCTGCCGGCTTTAAAATGCCATTAGTCGTCTTAACCGGCCAAGGAGACGAACAAATCGCCGTTGATCTAATGAAAGCCGGAGCCTCCGACTACCTTTCCAAAGCAAAAGTATCCTCAGAAAATTTATCAAAAAGCCTACACAATGTTGTCCGCCTCCACAAAGCAGAAATGCAGGCAATTATCGCCAATCAACAAAAACAAGAAAGTGAAGAACGCTACCGCCTAGTCTTAGAAGGAGCCAATGACGGGATCTGGGACTGGCACATTGGCGAAAATCAAATTTATTGGAATGACCGGCTCTTTGAAATCACCGGCTTAGCAGGTGGTCAATTTGCCGGCACCTACGAAGCCTTCTGCGAACTGCTCCATCCCGACGATAAACAAACCTTCATAGAAGCCCTCGAAGCACACTTACAACGCAACATCGAATTTAACGTCGAGTTACGTCTGCGTCACACATCCGGACAATACCGCTACTGTATGGCCCGCGCCAGAGCAAGGCGAACCAGCACCGGCGAGCCCTTTCGGATGTCAGGCACAATCACCGATATTACTGAACGCAAACAAGCCGAAGAAGCCCTGCGATTTTTAGCCGAAGCCAGTCCCATCCTCGCCTCTTCCCTCGACTACAAAACCACCCTCGCCGGTATCACCAAACTCGTTGTCCCAAATCGAGCAGACCTTTGTTTTTTTGATGTCGTTACCAACGACAACCAACTACAACGAATAGGCTGCTTTCACAACCAGCAAAACCCGCCAGAAATATTTAACCAAATCCAAAACCACAGCACCACACCCACCGACAAAAATCTCCCCCTCGCAAACCTTGGCACCGGCTTTGAAGCGATCTTCATCCCCGATATCAACCAAAATAACGGCTCCAAAATAACCAACCCAGCCCACCAAGAACTTATAGAAAAACTACAAATCCGCTCACTCATCACAATTCCCCTAGTCGCACACAACCGTAAACTAGGAACCTTAACATGGGCCTTAGTACAAGGCTCGGTGCGAACCTACACCCAAGAAGACTTATCCTTAATGGAAGAATTGGGCCGGCGTGCAGCCCTGGCCATTGAAAATTCCCGCCTCTACCGCGAAGCCCAAGAAGCAAACCGCGTCAAAGACGAATTTTTAGCCACCTTATCTCACGAACTGCGTACCCCCCTCAACGCCATGCTGGGATGGGCCCAGCTACTTAAAAGCCGCAAACTCGATCAAGAAAAAACAATCAAAGCGGTAGAAGTCATCGAACGCAATGCCCGCTCCCAAACGCAAATGATCGAAGACTTGCTGGATGTATCGCGCATTATCACCGGCAAACTACGCTTAAATTTCCGCAGTTGTAATTTATTAACCGTCGTCGAAGCTGCTTTAGATACAGTCCGCCCCACCGCATCTGCCAAGGGCATTGAATTAATCTCCTATTTTGACCCACAAATAGGAGAAGTCAAAGGCGACAGTGACCGCTTACAGCAAGTTGTTTGGAATTTATTATCCAACGCCGTCAAATTTACCCCCCCAGGGGGGCGGGTTGAATGTTCCCTAATTCAAACCGATCACCGCGCCATTATCCAAGTCAAAGACAGCGGTATCGGCATTAAACCGGAATTTTTACCTTATGTATTTGAGCGGTTTCGTCAGGCAGATAGTACAACTTCTCGCGCTTACAATGGTTTAGGGTTAGGTTTGGCCATTGTCCGTCATTTGGTCGAATTACACGGTGGCTCGGTGGCCGCAGATAGTGGCGGTGACAGTACCGGCGCTACGTTTAGAGTCTCAATTCCGTTTGGGGAATCTCAGCCGGTGGTTGGCGGTGTCAAAGCTGCTGCTATCCTCTCCAAGGATGCTCAACAACAACAGAAGGAAGCGTTATTTCCGACGGTACCTTTAGCTGGTTTACAGTTGGTCGTGGTAGATGATGAATTAGATACGCGAGAGTTGATTTGTGTGATGCTTAAGCAATACGGAGCCGAGGTGAGAGCAGCGGCTTCAGCCCAGGAGGCTTTGGCATTGCTGGATGAATTGGTGCCCGATGTCTTAGTCAGCGATATAGGAATGCCGTTCCAAGATGGCTATGCTTTTATTGCTCAGGTGCGCCAACGTAGTCCAGAGCGCGGGGGATTGTTACCAGCTTTAGCTTTGACTGCTTATGCTCGTGACTCTGATCGCGCTCTGGCTCTTGGGGCGGGGTTTCAGTTACATTTAGCTAAGCCGGTGGAGCCGGTGGATTTGGCGAGGGCTGTGGCTCAGTTGGCCGGTCGAGAAGTTAGTTTGCAGAGTTCGGAGGTTCCTGAAAACTGA
- a CDS encoding pentapeptide repeat-containing protein codes for MEVEELLNRYAAGERDFSGVNLCEVNLSRVNLSGANFTGANLSIANLSGANLSGANLSQAKLNVTRLSGANLSRAKLNGTILNVANLVRANLSDAHLVQASLIRAELIRAELSRANLEQANLNAADLRESKLRNANLSGANLSEADVRGSSLAGANLEQAKLNQTDLSSADLSGANLSNTELRHVNFNRANLSGADLSSANLRWAILSGANLQWANLSDTKLSGANLIGANLSNSNLLNASLVHADLTQANLIRAEWVGADLSGATLTGAKVYAVSRFGLKTDGMICEWVDVSPHGDHSQIYRFDTDDSKKFFNQTPPTVRIIIDAPLDSVANFALAAAYYNLSQQYAGLTQPPSITVGYRRTVLTFRVENDEQLLSTAYVAILPFENATVTQKSIITSIKQLRNHATNHLSIPDLRRIQQLSNSLGQTLNQANALDLSKIIPPAIENTSFFKAPTHTLLLNSSDQTLSLYHDPSFGKRFMNPTNPANNKNTNPQPNVPPVMPPLSALVDFIRGFYSMEGQSL; via the coding sequence ATGGAAGTTGAGGAATTACTAAATAGATATGCAGCCGGTGAGCGCGATTTCTCAGGAGTCAACCTTTGTGAAGTCAATCTCAGCCGAGTCAACCTCAGTGGCGCTAACTTCACCGGCGCCAATCTCAGCATCGCTAACCTCAGCGGCGCCAACCTCAGCGGCGCCAACCTCAGCCAAGCCAAACTCAACGTTACCCGTCTCAGCGGCGCCAACCTCAGCCGTGCCAAACTCAACGGCACCATCCTCAACGTCGCTAACTTAGTCCGCGCCAACCTCAGCGACGCCCACCTTGTCCAAGCCTCCTTGATCCGCGCCGAATTAATCCGCGCCGAACTCAGCCGCGCCAACCTCGAACAAGCCAACCTCAACGCCGCCGACTTGCGAGAATCAAAACTAAGAAACGCCAACCTCAGCGGTGCAAACCTCAGCGAAGCCGATGTACGCGGCTCCTCCCTCGCCGGAGCCAACCTCGAACAAGCCAAACTCAATCAAACCGACCTCAGCAGCGCCGACCTCAGCGGAGCCAACCTCAGCAACACTGAACTCCGCCACGTTAACTTTAACCGCGCCAACCTCAGCGGAGCCGACCTCAGCAGCGCTAACCTCCGCTGGGCAATCCTCTCTGGCGCTAACCTCCAATGGGCAAACCTCAGCGACACCAAACTCAGCGGCGCTAACTTAATAGGAGCAAACCTCAGTAACAGCAACCTACTCAACGCCAGTCTAGTTCACGCCGACCTCACCCAAGCCAACCTGATCCGCGCTGAATGGGTCGGTGCCGATTTATCAGGAGCCACCTTGACAGGAGCGAAAGTTTATGCTGTGTCTCGATTTGGCCTCAAAACCGATGGCATGATCTGCGAATGGGTCGATGTTAGTCCTCACGGCGATCACAGTCAAATTTACCGCTTTGATACCGACGACTCGAAAAAGTTCTTTAATCAAACACCCCCCACTGTTCGCATCATCATTGATGCTCCTCTCGACTCTGTGGCAAACTTTGCCCTAGCCGCTGCTTACTATAATCTCAGTCAGCAATATGCCGGCTTAACCCAACCCCCCAGTATTACCGTTGGCTACCGCCGCACCGTTTTAACCTTTCGGGTTGAGAACGATGAACAACTATTATCCACCGCTTATGTGGCAATTCTTCCCTTTGAAAATGCCACAGTCACCCAAAAAAGCATCATCACTTCAATTAAGCAACTGCGAAATCATGCCACAAATCATCTGAGTATTCCGGACTTAAGGCGAATTCAACAATTAAGTAATTCCCTTGGTCAAACTCTCAATCAAGCCAATGCTCTTGATTTATCAAAAATTATCCCACCGGCCATTGAAAACACCAGCTTTTTTAAAGCCCCCACCCATACACTTTTGCTCAATTCCAGCGACCAAACCTTAAGCTTATATCACGACCCCAGTTTTGGCAAACGCTTTATGAATCCTACCAATCCGGCGAATAATAAAAACACGAACCCCCAGCCAAATGTTCCGCCGGTGATGCCTCCTCTCTCCGCTTTGGTAGATTTTATTCGCGGTTTTTATTCAATGGAAGGACAGAGTTTGTAA